A stretch of Candidatus Margulisiibacteriota bacterium DNA encodes these proteins:
- a CDS encoding acyltransferase codes for MAKDYFAHDSVYIDKDVKIGKGTKIWHFSHILSDTVIGENCVLGQNVMAGPGVKIGNRVKVQNNVSIYKGVEIEDDVFCAPSMVFTNVINPRAFIERKNEFRKTLVKKGATIGANATVICGHTVGRYALVAAGAVVTKDVPDHGLVAGVPAKQIGWVCKCGVTLKDFDKDQRAVCPACKNEYMLTCGMLKPVKEN; via the coding sequence ATGGCCAAAGATTATTTTGCGCATGACAGCGTTTACATTGACAAAGACGTCAAGATAGGGAAAGGAACAAAGATCTGGCATTTTTCGCATATTCTTTCAGACACCGTCATAGGCGAGAACTGCGTCCTTGGGCAGAATGTGATGGCCGGACCCGGTGTAAAGATCGGCAACCGCGTTAAGGTGCAGAACAATGTAAGCATCTATAAGGGGGTTGAGATCGAGGACGACGTTTTTTGCGCCCCCTCAATGGTCTTTACTAACGTCATAAATCCCAGGGCTTTTATAGAGAGAAAAAATGAGTTCAGAAAGACGCTTGTTAAAAAAGGTGCAACCATAGGAGCGAACGCCACCGTGATCTGCGGACATACGGTGGGGAGGTATGCCCTTGTGGCCGCGGGGGCCGTGGTCACAAAAGATGTTCCTGATCACGGGCTTGTCGCGGGAGTTCCGGCCAAACAGATCGGCTGGGTATGCAAATGCGGTGTTACTCTCAAGGACTTTGATAAGGACCAAAGAGCGGTCTGCCCCGCCTGCAAAAATGAATACATGCTCACATGCGGCATGCTCAAGCCCGTTAAGGAGAATTGA
- a CDS encoding Gfo/Idh/MocA family oxidoreductase: MTLSDKSASIALIGAGYWGKNLFRVLNELKVLSALCETDNDVLSKYKREYPDIECCSSLKALLGSKAISAVVIAAPAAKHYELTKMALEQGKDVYVEKPLALKALEGRELVELARRSKKVLMVGHILQYHPAVKKLKELIQDGQIGKIQYIYSNRLNIGKLRTEEDILLSFAPHDISVILSLVGEEPLDISASGGDYLNRGIYDTTLTSMSFKEGIRSHVFVSWLHPFKEQKLVIVGSRAMAVFDDLAADKLKIYRHTIEWANGKEPIAHKADFEKVALEEGEPLKLELTHFLERLKDRKPPLTDGSEGLRVLKVIESAHRSLHEHEKEV; the protein is encoded by the coding sequence ATGACTTTGTCTGACAAAAGTGCGTCGATAGCCCTTATCGGGGCCGGCTACTGGGGAAAGAATCTTTTCAGGGTGCTCAATGAACTGAAGGTCCTTTCCGCTCTGTGCGAAACCGATAACGATGTCCTCTCCAAATACAAGCGGGAATATCCCGACATCGAATGCTGCAGCTCTTTAAAAGCGCTGCTGGGATCAAAAGCCATATCCGCCGTGGTGATAGCGGCGCCCGCGGCCAAGCACTACGAACTTACAAAAATGGCCCTTGAGCAAGGTAAAGATGTTTATGTGGAAAAACCTCTGGCGCTGAAAGCCTTAGAAGGCCGCGAACTGGTGGAACTGGCCCGCAGGAGCAAAAAGGTCCTGATGGTCGGACACATACTCCAATACCATCCCGCTGTAAAGAAATTAAAGGAGCTGATCCAGGACGGTCAAATAGGCAAGATCCAATATATTTATTCCAACCGGCTCAATATAGGTAAACTAAGGACCGAGGAGGATATACTTTTGAGCTTTGCGCCGCACGACATCTCGGTTATCCTTTCCCTTGTGGGGGAAGAACCATTAGACATCAGCGCTTCCGGAGGTGATTATCTCAACCGCGGCATTTACGACACGACCCTTACTTCCATGTCTTTTAAGGAGGGGATAAGGTCCCATGTTTTTGTAAGCTGGCTTCATCCTTTCAAAGAACAAAAACTTGTGATAGTTGGCTCCCGGGCAATGGCTGTATTTGACGACCTTGCAGCGGACAAGCTTAAGATCTACCGGCACACCATTGAATGGGCTAACGGGAAAGAACCTATAGCCCACAAGGCCGATTTTGAAAAAGTTGCTTTGGAAGAAGGGGAACCGTTAAAGCTCGAGTTAACTCATTTTCTCGAGCGCCTTAAAGACAGGAAGCCGCCGCTGACCGACGGCTCCGAAGGGCTCAGGGTGCTTAAGGTCATAGAATCGGCTCACAGGTCGCTTCATGAGCATGAAAAGGAGGTCTGA
- the wecB gene encoding UDP-N-acetylglucosamine 2-epimerase (non-hydrolyzing), translating into MKVLHIVGGRPQVLKLFPVLQAFKELRGSVKNRVVHSGQHYDFMMSDEFFDELGLDRPDHYLGVKKGSPAAQTAKIIERLESVLALERPDIIFVYGDMTTTLAGALSAAKLSISIAHVEAGFRSYNKNMPEEVNRLLTDHVSSILFCPSKTCINNLRKEGIFDHSKSSLRLSIDRPAVINTGNVMYDTLLRGLPLLKAGHIFKNLGIEKKRYYVLTIHRAENTDDPNALKGIFEFLDSLDLNEPLIFPVHPRTKKPLSKMKDLPSKLRAVPPLGHLDMISLIKNSRAVLTDSGGLQQESYWLGIPCVTLRSETELVETVESGGNVLYKDFRGFDKLKYGSRNAYGRGDAAKRIVRATMETAEKL; encoded by the coding sequence ATGAAAGTATTGCATATTGTAGGGGGCAGGCCGCAGGTCCTTAAGCTGTTCCCGGTCCTGCAAGCCTTCAAAGAACTCCGCGGTTCCGTTAAGAACAGGGTCGTGCATTCCGGTCAGCATTATGACTTTATGATGTCCGACGAATTTTTTGATGAGTTGGGCCTTGACCGCCCTGACCATTATCTCGGCGTTAAGAAAGGGTCTCCGGCAGCCCAAACGGCAAAAATCATTGAAAGACTTGAGAGCGTTCTTGCCTTGGAACGGCCGGACATTATCTTTGTCTACGGTGATATGACAACCACTCTGGCGGGCGCCCTTTCGGCCGCCAAGCTGAGCATTTCCATCGCGCACGTTGAGGCCGGCTTTAGAAGCTATAACAAGAACATGCCGGAAGAAGTCAACCGGCTGCTCACGGACCATGTTTCAAGTATTCTGTTCTGCCCCAGTAAGACCTGCATAAACAACCTCAGAAAAGAAGGGATCTTTGACCACAGCAAGAGCTCTTTAAGGCTTTCGATCGATCGCCCTGCGGTCATAAACACCGGAAATGTCATGTATGACACGCTTTTGAGGGGGCTGCCGCTTCTAAAGGCCGGACACATTTTTAAGAACCTGGGCATAGAAAAAAAGAGATACTATGTCCTGACGATACACCGGGCAGAAAATACGGACGATCCTAACGCTCTCAAGGGCATTTTTGAGTTTTTGGACTCTCTGGATCTTAATGAACCTTTGATATTCCCTGTCCACCCCAGAACAAAAAAGCCCCTTTCCAAAATGAAAGATCTGCCTTCAAAACTTAGGGCAGTTCCTCCTCTGGGACATCTTGACATGATATCCCTTATCAAGAACTCCCGTGCCGTTCTGACCGATTCAGGGGGGCTTCAGCAAGAATCCTACTGGCTGGGCATTCCCTGCGTCACGCTGCGCAGCGAGACCGAACTTGTTGAAACCGTTGAAAGCGGCGGCAATGTGTTGTATAAAGACTTCAGGGGATTTGACAAGTTGAAATACGGGTCCAGGAACGCATACGGCAGAGGGGACGCGGCAAAGCGCATCGTCCGCGCCACAATGGAGACGGCAGAAAAACTATGA
- a CDS encoding excinuclease ABC subunit UvrC: MASLKEQLPRIPDATGVYLLRDKDRKIIYIGKAVSLRKRLSTHSRSPLASKVSKIDFIRTSSELDALILEAKLIKKHQPRYNISLRDDKQYPYIKLTGEPFPRVLLVRETLSDKGKYFGPFMGGSARNLIALASRVFGIRRCRQTPLKKRNQPCLDYHIKRCAGPCAAKVSKKEYASRVLEFSELLKNGLTKAIEKMNRQMEKAANKQDFEAAAELRNRISWLLRTESGSYSGSRYFVSSPKEKRTALLELKEALGLERTPQRIEAFDISNLGGSKISASMVVFKEGLPYKSHYRRFKISSRGVADDTLSMNEVVFRRYSGSLSRMLPLPDLILIDGGRGQLSSALKALKEAKADIPAIGLAKRYEEIYVKGSADPIALPKDSAGLRLLQNIRDEAHRFAVKYHRLRRKKVLADQAFDNPL, encoded by the coding sequence ATGGCCTCTCTAAAGGAACAACTGCCCCGCATCCCGGATGCCACCGGGGTATACCTGCTAAGGGACAAAGACAGAAAAATAATCTATATCGGAAAGGCCGTCAGCCTCCGCAAAAGGCTTTCAACACATTCCAGAAGCCCTCTGGCTTCCAAGGTATCCAAGATCGACTTTATCAGGACCTCTTCTGAGCTTGACGCTCTGATACTTGAGGCAAAACTGATAAAAAAACACCAGCCCAGGTATAACATAAGCCTTCGGGACGATAAACAGTATCCTTACATCAAACTCACCGGCGAACCTTTCCCCAGGGTCCTTCTGGTAAGAGAGACCTTAAGCGACAAAGGAAAGTATTTCGGGCCATTTATGGGAGGGTCCGCAAGAAATCTGATAGCCCTGGCAAGCAGGGTGTTCGGCATCAGAAGGTGCCGCCAGACACCTCTAAAAAAAAGGAACCAACCCTGCCTGGATTACCACATAAAAAGGTGCGCGGGCCCCTGCGCGGCAAAGGTCTCAAAAAAAGAGTACGCGTCAAGGGTTTTGGAATTCTCTGAACTCCTCAAAAACGGCCTTACTAAGGCCATAGAAAAGATGAACCGGCAAATGGAAAAGGCCGCAAACAAACAGGATTTTGAGGCAGCCGCAGAGCTCAGGAACAGGATCTCCTGGCTGTTGAGGACGGAAAGCGGCTCATATTCGGGCTCCAGGTATTTTGTATCTTCTCCAAAAGAAAAAAGGACCGCTCTTTTAGAGCTCAAAGAAGCCCTTGGGCTCGAAAGGACCCCGCAGAGGATAGAAGCGTTCGACATTTCAAATCTGGGAGGTTCCAAAATATCGGCATCAATGGTGGTCTTTAAGGAGGGGCTTCCGTATAAATCGCATTACAGGCGCTTCAAGATCTCATCCCGCGGGGTGGCGGATGATACTCTGTCAATGAATGAAGTTGTATTTAGAAGATATTCGGGCAGCCTTTCAAGGATGCTTCCGCTGCCGGACCTGATATTGATAGACGGAGGCAGGGGCCAGTTAAGCAGCGCCCTCAAAGCCTTGAAAGAAGCAAAAGCCGATATCCCGGCAATAGGCTTGGCGAAGCGTTATGAGGAGATCTATGTTAAAGGTTCTGCGGACCCCATAGCGCTTCCAAAGGACTCCGCCGGGCTGCGGCTTCTGCAGAATATAAGGGACGAGGCTCACAGATTTGCGGTAAAATACCACCGGCTCCGCAGAAAAAAAGTCCTTGCGGACCAAGCCTTTGACAATCCGCTCTAA
- the rplI gene encoding 50S ribosomal protein L9, protein MKVILNKDIENVGDKFSVIEVKEGYARNFLFPRKLAEQATAEALKELDKKMKRHEAKEALRIDEYKDLAKNLDGLSLEIKAPCGEGGKLFGAVTNLDISQAIKMSCSLEVDKKKIFLHEPIKTSGSHEAQVKIYKQIEAKIKVSVIPS, encoded by the coding sequence ATGAAAGTAATACTTAACAAGGATATCGAAAATGTCGGCGACAAATTTTCGGTGATAGAGGTAAAAGAAGGCTATGCCAGGAATTTTCTTTTCCCGAGAAAACTGGCCGAGCAGGCCACAGCAGAAGCCCTTAAAGAACTCGACAAAAAGATGAAGAGACATGAGGCAAAAGAAGCTCTGCGCATCGACGAGTATAAGGACCTTGCAAAAAATCTTGACGGGCTCTCGCTTGAGATAAAAGCGCCGTGCGGCGAGGGCGGAAAATTGTTCGGGGCCGTCACCAACCTGGACATAAGCCAGGCCATCAAGATGTCCTGCTCGCTTGAAGTCGACAAAAAGAAGATCTTTCTGCATGAGCCCATCAAGACCTCCGGCAGCCACGAGGCGCAGGTCAAGATCTATAAGCAGATAGAGGCAAAGATCAAGGTGTCCGTTATCCCGTCCTGA
- the rpsR gene encoding 30S ribosomal protein S18, with protein MYKPKDRKEKRGGERRGDRDFKKRKRKVCFFCAKKTIADFKNLDLIRRFINDRGKIMTRRGSGCCARHQRMVAKEIKRARQIGMLPYKAE; from the coding sequence ATGTACAAGCCAAAGGACAGAAAAGAAAAAAGAGGCGGAGAAAGAAGAGGCGACAGGGATTTTAAGAAAAGGAAAAGAAAGGTCTGCTTTTTCTGCGCAAAAAAAACTATCGCGGACTTTAAGAACCTTGACCTCATAAGAAGGTTCATAAACGATAGGGGAAAGATAATGACAAGAAGGGGCTCGGGCTGCTGCGCCAGGCACCAGAGGATGGTGGCCAAAGAGATAAAGAGGGCCCGGCAGATAGGGATGCTCCCGTACAAGGCGGAATGA
- the ssb gene encoding single-stranded DNA-binding protein yields the protein MYNRVFLIGNLTRDPEVRYTTSGLPVAKFAIAVNRPKSKKSSADEKGEVDFINIVAWRRLAEICKEYLKKGRPVAIEGRLQIREYEKDGQKRSFSEVVADNMQMLGKRGDFDGPETFGKAVAEEFREDGKTNSEEVPF from the coding sequence ATGTATAACAGGGTTTTTTTGATAGGCAATCTGACGAGGGACCCCGAAGTAAGATATACGACTTCCGGCCTCCCGGTGGCAAAGTTCGCGATCGCGGTCAACAGGCCAAAGAGCAAAAAGAGTTCCGCGGACGAAAAGGGAGAGGTTGATTTTATCAACATTGTAGCCTGGAGAAGACTTGCGGAGATCTGCAAAGAGTATCTTAAAAAAGGCCGTCCGGTGGCTATAGAAGGCCGGCTCCAAATAAGGGAATACGAAAAAGACGGCCAGAAGAGGTCTTTTTCGGAAGTTGTTGCGGACAACATGCAGATGCTGGGCAAAAGGGGCGATTTTGACGGCCCCGAGACTTTTGGAAAGGCAGTGGCGGAAGAATTCCGGGAAGACGGAAAAACAAACAGCGAGGAGGTCCCGTTCTGA